The following coding sequences are from one Chroogloeocystis siderophila 5.2 s.c.1 window:
- a CDS encoding peptidylprolyl isomerase, giving the protein MHRKIQLLFAVLLIGGLMLGGCTPDQASVSSPTSPATQTTSPTTTPTTQTSSPQMNLPVLEGTATVVMTVNSSPITIEVDGKNAPVTAGNFVDLVQRGVYDGLVFHRVVRQPEPFVVQGGDPQSKNPNFPPQRLGTGGFIDPNTGSERFIPLEIKPKGAAEPVYSQTFEKARISTPPQLPHTRGAVAMARSQQPDSASSQFYFALADLPFLDGSYAVFGYVTDGMDVVDQIQQGDRIESAQVTQGAENLRGGQ; this is encoded by the coding sequence ATGCATCGAAAAATTCAGTTGTTGTTTGCTGTGTTGCTGATTGGTGGTTTGATGTTAGGCGGATGCACACCCGATCAAGCTTCTGTCTCTTCGCCAACTTCTCCAGCAACGCAGACAACATCGCCTACTACAACACCTACTACTCAAACGAGTAGTCCACAAATGAACTTACCTGTATTAGAAGGAACTGCCACCGTTGTGATGACGGTTAATAGTTCGCCGATTACGATTGAAGTCGATGGCAAAAATGCCCCAGTCACCGCAGGCAATTTTGTTGACCTTGTGCAACGCGGTGTTTATGACGGATTAGTTTTCCATCGTGTTGTCCGCCAGCCGGAACCTTTTGTTGTTCAAGGTGGCGATCCGCAAAGTAAAAACCCAAACTTCCCTCCACAGCGCTTAGGCACTGGTGGATTTATCGATCCAAATACAGGAAGCGAGCGCTTTATTCCTTTAGAGATCAAACCTAAAGGTGCTGCCGAACCAGTTTATAGTCAAACTTTTGAGAAAGCTAGGATCTCAACACCGCCACAGCTACCTCATACGCGTGGCGCAGTCGCGATGGCGCGATCGCAGCAGCCAGATTCTGCTTCATCACAGTTTTACTTTGCTTTAGCCGATTTGCCATTTTTAGACGGTAGTTATGCAGTGTTTGGTTATGTAACCGATGGCATGGATGTCGTCGATCAAATTCAGCAAGGCGATCGCATCGAATCGGCTCAAGTAACCCAAGGTGCGGAAAACTTACGAGGTGGGCAATAG
- a CDS encoding response regulator transcription factor has protein sequence MSHILIAEDEPRIASFLEKGLKAAGFTTAIVKDGNEVIVMIQSDRFDLLLLDIGLPGKDGWQVLEELRGLGEQLPIIILSARDDINDKVAGLEGGADDYVTKPFRFEELLARVRLRLRDKHVPKVNEEIVLKVGDITLDLRARKATVGDRLVELPAREFTLAETFLRHPGQILSREQLLNRVWGYNYDPGSNIVDVYVGYLRKKLGNKFIETVRGIGYRLRS, from the coding sequence ATGAGCCATATTCTGATTGCTGAAGATGAACCTCGAATTGCTTCTTTTCTGGAAAAAGGACTCAAAGCAGCAGGTTTTACTACTGCAATAGTAAAAGATGGCAATGAAGTTATCGTGATGATCCAAAGCGATCGCTTTGACCTTTTACTATTAGATATCGGTCTTCCTGGTAAAGACGGTTGGCAAGTTTTAGAAGAATTACGCGGTTTAGGCGAGCAGTTACCAATTATTATCCTCAGCGCCCGCGATGATATCAACGATAAAGTTGCTGGGCTAGAAGGCGGTGCTGACGATTATGTTACCAAACCTTTTCGCTTTGAAGAATTGCTGGCACGGGTGCGGTTGCGGTTGCGGGACAAGCACGTACCAAAAGTGAATGAGGAAATCGTACTTAAGGTAGGAGATATTACTCTAGACTTGCGTGCGCGCAAAGCTACCGTAGGCGATCGCTTAGTCGAATTACCCGCGAGAGAATTTACGCTAGCAGAAACTTTTCTACGACATCCTGGACAAATTTTGAGTCGCGAACAACTCCTCAACCGCGTTTGGGGTTACAATTACGATCCTGGTTCAAATATTGTAGATGTCTACGTAGGCTATTTACGTAAGAAGTTAGGTAATAAATTTATTGAAACAGTTCGCGGTATTGGTTATCGCTTGCGAAGTTAA
- a CDS encoding SirB1 family protein translates to MDFPLARQHFFQEIHQPDAQIDLAKAALYIAQEEYPQLDIEEYLNALDTMAAEVREQLPSEQYPLRIIQTVNRYLYDDLGFSGNTTSYYDPRNSFLNDVIERRTGIPITLSLVYLEVTKRIDFPMLGVGMPGHFLIRPNIQQMEIFVDPFHRGEVLFPEDCQDKLSQIYAQPVKLESSFLDAVTHRQFLARMLTNLKFAYLQKEELAKALAAVERILLLFPDIPIEIRDRGLLYYQLGNWNAAINDLQTYLAKVPQASDAPVIRRLLNQLGSNS, encoded by the coding sequence ATGGATTTCCCTTTAGCCCGCCAACATTTCTTTCAAGAAATTCATCAACCAGACGCTCAAATCGACTTAGCCAAAGCCGCACTTTACATCGCGCAAGAAGAATATCCGCAACTCGATATCGAAGAATACCTGAATGCACTTGATACAATGGCGGCTGAAGTACGAGAACAGCTGCCAAGCGAACAATACCCACTGCGGATTATTCAGACTGTCAATCGTTACTTGTATGACGATCTCGGATTTAGTGGTAACACAACAAGCTACTACGACCCTCGTAATAGTTTTTTAAATGATGTCATTGAGCGGCGGACAGGAATTCCGATTACACTCTCTTTAGTTTACTTAGAAGTGACTAAACGCATTGATTTTCCGATGTTGGGAGTGGGAATGCCAGGACATTTCCTGATCCGCCCTAATATCCAACAAATGGAAATCTTTGTCGATCCCTTTCACCGTGGTGAGGTGTTGTTTCCTGAAGATTGTCAAGACAAGCTGAGTCAAATTTACGCGCAGCCAGTGAAGCTTGAGAGTTCCTTTTTAGATGCTGTTACTCATCGGCAGTTTCTGGCACGAATGCTGACTAACCTCAAATTTGCCTATCTTCAAAAAGAAGAGTTAGCAAAAGCCCTCGCAGCTGTAGAAAGAATCTTACTATTATTTCCTGATATACCAATCGAAATACGCGATCGCGGTTTACTTTATTACCAACTTGGTAACTGGAATGCAGCAATTAACGACCTGCAAACGTATCTCGCAAAAGTCCCCCAAGCCTCTGATGCGCCAGTGATTCGTCGTCTACTCAATCAACTAGGAAGCAATTCTTAA
- a CDS encoding SRPBCC family protein, with the protein MPISQLKQSIDINASIDVIDRCITDQTLMHRWLNPLLYCEPIGAWSTEIGSRSRFVIQIPLFKPTLHNVVIERSPGLVVWEFQGFFHGHDRWECQPRAQGTHLLNHFEFEIPNPVVRWGFNTFAFALTQKDMQAQLHRLKRLAEVIEAQERIDN; encoded by the coding sequence ATGCCTATTAGTCAATTAAAACAGTCAATTGATATCAATGCCAGTATAGACGTAATAGACCGCTGCATCACAGATCAAACGTTGATGCATCGTTGGCTCAATCCGCTGCTCTACTGTGAACCGATAGGCGCTTGGAGTACTGAAATTGGTAGCCGTAGCCGCTTTGTTATTCAAATTCCGCTTTTCAAACCTACCTTACATAATGTCGTCATCGAGCGGTCGCCTGGATTGGTAGTATGGGAGTTTCAAGGTTTTTTTCACGGACACGATCGCTGGGAATGTCAACCACGCGCTCAAGGAACGCATTTACTTAACCACTTCGAGTTTGAAATCCCCAATCCTGTGGTTCGCTGGGGCTTTAATACCTTTGCTTTTGCGTTGACACAAAAAGATATGCAAGCCCAATTACATCGCCTGAAGCGCTTAGCAGAGGTAATAGAAGCGCAGGAGAGAATAGATAATTGA
- a CDS encoding FAD-dependent oxidoreductase, translating into MSLTEEILSQLPGNILNSLRRSDRLLASIREGNNPVPLVIHQDREALGTVDWDVVICGGTLGILIGCTLAQRGWRVALVERGILRGRDQEWNISRQELEVFLELNILTEAELEQAIATEYNPARVSFHNGVEVWVRDVLNIGIDPVYLLETLKSKFLAAGGKLFENTPFVSATVHPNGVAVKTGDAPLNTRLLLDAMGYASPIVQQARQGKKPDGICLVVGSCATGFPENDTGDLLVSFTPLQNQCQYFWEAFPARDGRTTYLFTYMDAHPHRPTLEDLFEDYLRLMPEYQNVTLDQLQLQRALFGFFPSYQQSPLRLAWNRILPIGDSSSSQSPVSFGGFGAMIRHLQRLTFGIHEALSCDSLSVQALALLQPYQPNISVTWLFQKAMSVGVNQKVAPDQINQLLSAVFQEMNLLGDSVLKPFLQDVVQFPALTKTLLRTGFMHPVLVAKIIPQVGLNHLLTWMFHFLSLGVYSGLAQLTALQVCSKNLPDVPRYYCQRLIDAWKYGSGSDYSKSQS; encoded by the coding sequence ATGAGTCTTACCGAAGAAATTCTCTCTCAATTGCCTGGCAACATCCTCAACAGTTTACGTCGTAGCGATCGCCTTTTAGCATCAATCAGAGAAGGTAACAATCCCGTACCCCTAGTAATTCACCAAGATCGGGAAGCTTTAGGGACAGTTGATTGGGATGTGGTTATCTGTGGCGGAACATTAGGGATTCTAATCGGCTGTACTTTAGCACAACGAGGATGGCGTGTAGCACTTGTTGAACGAGGAATTTTGCGCGGTAGAGATCAAGAGTGGAATATCTCGCGCCAAGAGTTGGAGGTTTTTTTAGAACTTAACATACTCACTGAAGCTGAGTTAGAACAAGCGATCGCTACCGAATACAATCCCGCCCGCGTTAGCTTCCATAATGGTGTCGAAGTATGGGTACGCGATGTTTTAAATATTGGTATCGATCCAGTTTATTTATTAGAAACGCTTAAATCAAAGTTTCTCGCAGCTGGCGGTAAATTGTTCGAGAACACACCCTTTGTCAGCGCTACAGTGCATCCTAATGGCGTTGCTGTCAAGACAGGAGACGCCCCACTCAACACGCGTTTGCTACTTGATGCCATGGGGTACGCTTCTCCTATTGTTCAGCAAGCCCGACAAGGAAAAAAACCGGATGGAATTTGCTTAGTCGTGGGAAGTTGTGCGACTGGCTTTCCTGAGAATGATACTGGAGACTTACTCGTCTCTTTTACCCCGCTACAAAACCAATGTCAGTACTTTTGGGAAGCGTTTCCCGCACGCGACGGGCGAACAACGTATTTGTTTACATACATGGATGCACATCCGCATCGCCCTACTTTAGAAGATTTGTTTGAGGATTATCTGCGCTTAATGCCAGAGTATCAGAATGTCACGTTAGATCAGTTACAACTGCAACGAGCATTGTTTGGCTTTTTTCCTTCTTATCAACAAAGCCCTTTACGTCTTGCGTGGAATCGCATTTTACCAATTGGCGATAGTAGTAGTAGTCAGTCTCCCGTTAGCTTTGGTGGTTTTGGTGCAATGATTCGTCATCTCCAGCGTTTAACTTTTGGTATTCATGAAGCGCTGAGTTGCGATTCCCTTTCCGTACAGGCTTTAGCACTCCTACAACCTTATCAACCCAATATTAGTGTCACCTGGCTATTTCAAAAAGCAATGAGTGTAGGTGTCAATCAAAAAGTTGCACCCGATCAAATCAATCAACTCTTGTCAGCCGTATTTCAAGAAATGAATTTGTTAGGAGATTCGGTATTAAAACCATTTCTACAAGATGTTGTCCAATTTCCGGCGTTAACAAAAACACTGCTAAGAACAGGATTTATGCATCCCGTATTAGTTGCTAAAATCATTCCCCAGGTGGGATTAAATCACTTATTGACTTGGATGTTCCATTTTTTGAGTTTAGGTGTTTATTCTGGTTTAGCTCAATTAACCGCACTACAGGTGTGCAGCAAAAATTTACCTGATGTACCTCGGTACTACTGTCAAAGATTGATTGATGCGTGGAAGTATGGTTCTGGTAGCGACTATAGCAAAAGTCAGAGTTAA
- a CDS encoding histidine phosphatase family protein, giving the protein MDSQSNAEVGFTRVILVRHGQSTFNAEGRYQGRSDESVLTEKGYNSAYQTGVALQKIPIDAIYTSPLQRAIATTHQIIKGLSPSAKSLIKINTDPNLTEIDLPDWQGKTFEDVRQNFAVEYQCWQQRPHEFQINHQDSLSKAYYHNAATAIKPEFPVLNLYEQAKQFWQTILPRHLDKTILVVSHGGTNRALISSALNLPPARYHTIQQSNCGISILNFPANSLSAKLSALNLTSHLGEVLPKLKAGKQGLRLLLLPVDAIAPSQLLQLAEFLKPVSIDFSLTSELCTCQEITSHLLQYHSTTVQLQVSRHNFPLVWQQTIDSRRSLATNTLVTGLVIASSAIIKCIIGQILGLNASDFWRLQLNSGYLSVVHYPLKDSLPISQAINLSAP; this is encoded by the coding sequence ATGGACTCGCAGTCTAATGCTGAGGTAGGTTTTACCCGTGTCATTCTAGTACGTCATGGTCAAAGCACCTTCAACGCTGAAGGAAGATACCAAGGTCGTAGTGATGAGTCTGTGTTAACCGAAAAAGGTTATAACTCAGCTTATCAAACTGGAGTTGCCCTGCAAAAAATACCGATCGACGCGATCTATACGAGTCCCTTGCAACGCGCGATCGCTACAACGCATCAAATTATCAAGGGTCTTAGTCCCAGTGCTAAATCTTTAATCAAAATCAATACAGATCCCAATCTCACAGAGATTGATCTCCCTGATTGGCAAGGCAAAACTTTTGAGGATGTGCGCCAAAATTTTGCTGTAGAATACCAATGTTGGCAGCAACGTCCGCATGAATTTCAAATCAATCACCAAGATTCTCTGAGTAAAGCTTACTATCACAATGCTGCGACTGCTATAAAGCCAGAATTTCCGGTACTCAATCTTTACGAACAAGCAAAACAGTTTTGGCAAACGATTCTACCGCGTCATTTAGATAAAACAATATTAGTTGTCAGTCATGGTGGTACAAATCGTGCCTTGATTAGCAGCGCCCTCAATTTACCACCAGCACGGTATCACACAATTCAGCAATCAAACTGTGGTATAAGTATTCTGAATTTTCCAGCAAATAGCCTGTCAGCAAAGTTAAGCGCGTTAAATTTGACGTCGCATTTAGGCGAAGTTCTGCCCAAACTCAAAGCCGGAAAGCAGGGGTTACGCTTGTTACTATTACCTGTAGATGCGATCGCCCCAAGTCAATTGCTGCAATTGGCTGAATTTCTCAAGCCAGTATCGATAGACTTCAGCCTCACAAGTGAATTATGCACTTGCCAAGAAATTACCTCGCATCTTTTGCAGTATCATTCAACAACAGTGCAACTGCAAGTATCTAGACACAATTTTCCGCTTGTATGGCAACAAACGATTGATTCGCGCCGTTCATTGGCAACTAATACATTAGTGACCGGATTAGTGATTGCTAGTAGTGCCATTATTAAATGTATTATAGGTCAAATATTAGGACTCAATGCTAGTGATTTTTGGCGCTTGCAGTTAAATTCTGGTTACTTAAGTGTTGTTCATTATCCATTGAAAGATAGTTTACCTATAAGTCAAGCTATAAATCTGTCTGCTCCCTAA
- a CDS encoding beta-ketoacyl-ACP synthase, with protein MDVVVTGIGLISSLGTNLETSWQNLLVGQSGIRLQQPFAKLNPRPLALIAQQPAELEDLAWLAIASAIKDAGLKLPLPECGVVIGSSRSHQAAWEDLARQIYFDVPEIALERWLDKLPHAPAITAARQIGAKNSVLAPMAACATGIWTIAQAYELIQTGQCQRALAGAVEAPITPLTLAGFQQMGALARTGAYPFDRDREGLALGEGAAMFVLETAKQAKERQAKIYGQILGFGLTCDAYHANTPEPQSRSAIAAVKQCLERSKLLSTDIDYIHTHGTATKLNDQSEANILQMLFPHGVAVSSTKGATGHTLGASGALGTAFCLMALRDQLLPPCVGLQTPEFDLDFVTTPRRGKIHSVLCFSFGFGGQNAVVALRKFDE; from the coding sequence GTGGATGTTGTTGTTACTGGTATTGGCTTAATCTCGTCTTTAGGTACAAACCTAGAGACGAGTTGGCAAAATTTACTAGTTGGTCAGTCTGGAATTCGCTTACAGCAGCCGTTTGCAAAACTCAACCCACGACCGTTAGCACTGATCGCACAGCAGCCAGCTGAGTTAGAAGATCTTGCTTGGCTGGCGATCGCATCAGCAATTAAAGATGCAGGATTAAAATTGCCACTACCCGAATGTGGCGTGGTTATAGGCTCAAGTCGCAGCCATCAAGCGGCGTGGGAAGACTTGGCACGACAGATATATTTTGACGTACCAGAAATAGCTCTAGAAAGATGGTTGGACAAATTACCACACGCACCAGCGATCACAGCAGCACGTCAAATTGGCGCAAAGAATTCAGTTTTAGCGCCGATGGCGGCGTGTGCAACAGGGATCTGGACAATTGCGCAGGCGTATGAACTAATTCAAACAGGGCAATGTCAACGCGCACTCGCTGGTGCCGTTGAAGCACCAATAACACCACTGACATTGGCTGGTTTTCAGCAAATGGGGGCATTGGCACGAACTGGAGCGTATCCTTTTGATCGCGATCGCGAAGGACTTGCGTTAGGGGAAGGTGCGGCGATGTTTGTTCTAGAAACCGCCAAGCAAGCAAAGGAACGTCAGGCAAAAATTTACGGGCAAATCCTCGGCTTTGGCTTGACGTGTGATGCTTATCACGCAAATACACCTGAACCTCAAAGTCGAAGCGCGATCGCAGCAGTCAAGCAATGTTTGGAACGTAGTAAATTATTGTCAACAGACATTGACTATATCCACACGCACGGTACAGCAACCAAGCTCAACGATCAAAGCGAAGCAAATATACTACAAATGTTGTTTCCGCACGGCGTTGCTGTCAGTTCCACTAAGGGAGCCACAGGACATACTTTAGGTGCTTCTGGTGCTTTGGGTACTGCTTTTTGCTTAATGGCATTACGCGATCAATTATTACCCCCGTGTGTCGGATTGCAAACACCAGAGTTTGATTTAGACTTCGTTACCACACCACGCCGAGGTAAGATTCATTCGGTTCTTTGTTTTAGTTTCGGTTTTGGCGGACAAAATGCTGTAGTAGCATTGAGAAAATTTGATGAATAA
- a CDS encoding photosystem I assembly protein Ycf4, which produces MTLSSTKNTGDFAQDNSASQVLHQKILGSRRFSNYWWATVVSLGATGFLLAGLSSYFKINLLPFATPNEITFVPQGLAMTFYGAAGLLLALYLWVVVILDVGGGYNEFNKETGKVRIFRWGFWGKNRRIEIDFPTQDVQAVRVEVKEGLNPRRALYLRVKGRRNVPLTRVGQPLSLQKLETDGAQLARFLGVPLEGL; this is translated from the coding sequence ATGACTTTATCATCAACCAAGAATACGGGTGACTTTGCACAAGATAACTCTGCTTCTCAGGTTCTTCATCAGAAAATTTTAGGCTCAAGGCGTTTTAGTAACTACTGGTGGGCAACAGTTGTCTCGTTGGGAGCAACTGGGTTTTTGCTTGCTGGACTGTCGAGTTATTTCAAAATCAACTTACTTCCGTTTGCTACACCTAATGAAATTACGTTTGTTCCGCAAGGTTTGGCGATGACTTTTTATGGTGCTGCGGGCTTACTATTAGCACTGTATCTTTGGGTTGTCGTTATCTTAGATGTAGGGGGCGGTTACAACGAATTCAACAAAGAGACAGGCAAAGTCCGCATCTTTCGCTGGGGATTTTGGGGGAAAAATCGACGAATTGAAATCGATTTTCCAACACAAGATGTGCAAGCAGTACGAGTAGAAGTCAAAGAAGGTTTGAACCCGCGTCGGGCTTTGTATTTGCGGGTGAAAGGTCGGAGAAACGTCCCACTTACCCGTGTAGGGCAGCCACTGTCATTACAAAAGCTGGAAACCGACGGTGCACAACTTGCTCGGTTTTTAGGCGTGCCACTCGAAGGTTTATAA
- a CDS encoding sensor histidine kinase translates to MHVKTRKWHRFLLSARTRILAWYIILMAASSVVSIFAIRQELFMRVQDRVQRSLRQEVEEFRKLANGVNPDTNRPFTRNEVTALFDLFVSRNIPDDDEFLLTLLNGSLYKYSPSALPEPLQQDSPLLQRWGKLTKPERGQVNTTPGELLYFAQPVRITYQAEPLDSTAEVQGVFVVAHITTGEREEVDEAIAVVVRIIIIVSTAASVLAWIVAGRVLAPLRLLTKTALSISHNSDLTQRIPVQGTDEIAELTLTFNEMMNRLEDAFASQRDFINDASHELRTPITIIRGHLELISDDPQERRETIDLIADELDRMTRFVDDLLILAKAEQPKFLCLETVDVGSLTEEIYTKARTLAVRNWRLDSKGCGSIVADRQRLTQAIINLAQNATQHTQPGDVIALGSIVRNGKARFWVSDTGEGIAYNDQKRIFKRFARGVNGRRSEGAGLGLAIVQAIATAHGGQVELSSQPGVGSTFTLIIPVDSPVA, encoded by the coding sequence ATGCACGTTAAGACTCGCAAATGGCATAGATTTTTACTCAGTGCTAGAACGCGCATTTTAGCTTGGTATATTATTTTGATGGCTGCCTCTTCGGTGGTATCGATTTTTGCAATTCGTCAAGAGTTGTTTATGCGTGTCCAAGACCGAGTACAGCGATCGCTTAGGCAAGAAGTCGAGGAGTTTCGTAAATTAGCGAATGGTGTTAATCCGGATACGAATAGACCATTTACACGTAATGAAGTCACTGCGCTGTTTGACTTGTTTGTGTCAAGGAATATTCCCGACGATGATGAGTTTTTATTAACACTGTTAAATGGTAGTTTGTACAAGTATAGTCCTAGCGCGTTGCCCGAACCACTACAACAAGACTCGCCACTCCTGCAACGTTGGGGCAAACTGACTAAGCCAGAACGAGGACAGGTAAATACAACGCCAGGAGAACTACTGTATTTTGCACAGCCAGTCAGAATTACATATCAAGCCGAACCGCTTGACAGCACAGCAGAAGTTCAAGGAGTCTTTGTTGTTGCGCATATTACAACCGGAGAGCGTGAAGAAGTTGATGAAGCGATCGCGGTCGTTGTTAGGATTATAATTATCGTCTCGACCGCAGCCTCAGTACTTGCTTGGATAGTCGCAGGTAGAGTCTTAGCGCCTCTACGCCTACTGACAAAAACGGCGCTTTCGATTAGTCATAATTCTGATTTAACGCAGCGTATCCCCGTCCAAGGAACTGATGAAATCGCCGAATTAACGCTGACTTTTAATGAAATGATGAACCGGCTAGAGGATGCATTTGCGAGTCAACGTGATTTTATCAATGACGCGAGTCACGAACTACGGACACCAATCACAATTATTCGCGGACACCTCGAACTGATCAGCGACGATCCGCAAGAACGACGGGAAACAATCGACCTAATTGCTGACGAACTTGATCGCATGACTCGCTTTGTTGATGATTTGCTAATCCTCGCTAAAGCAGAACAACCAAAGTTTTTATGTTTAGAAACAGTAGATGTCGGGTCTTTAACTGAGGAAATTTACACCAAAGCGCGAACACTTGCAGTACGTAACTGGCGACTCGATAGTAAAGGTTGTGGTTCGATTGTTGCCGATCGCCAACGCTTGACACAAGCGATCATCAATTTGGCGCAGAATGCTACACAGCATACACAGCCTGGAGATGTAATTGCACTTGGTTCAATTGTGCGGAATGGAAAAGCACGTTTCTGGGTGAGCGATACGGGTGAAGGAATTGCTTATAACGACCAAAAGCGTATTTTTAAACGCTTCGCTCGCGGTGTCAATGGTCGTCGTTCAGAAGGTGCGGGATTAGGTTTAGCAATTGTACAAGCGATCGCCACTGCGCACGGCGGTCAAGTAGAACTTTCCAGCCAACCAGGTGTTGGTTCAACTTTTACGCTCATCATTCCTGTAGATTCTCCTGTCGCTTAA
- a CDS encoding NAD-dependent epimerase, with product MKVLVTGVAGFVGFHLAQRLLSEGIQVYGIDNLNEYYDVKLKKDRLAQINYHPNFSFQFLDLIDRGGMFDLFQNVEFDYVVNLAAQAGVRYSLENPFAYVDSNLSGFVNLLEACRRSHIKHLVFASSSSVYGANKKVPFSVTDNVDHPISLYAASKKANELVAHVYSHLYNLPTTGLRFFTVYGPWGRPDMAYFKFVQAIATGKPIDVYNFGKMQRDFTYIDDVIEGVVRVMHKPPQNQKNLSTDAQNESTVPYKLYNIGNNSPVELMKFIEIIETALGKKAQKNFLPMQPGDVPATYADVEDLMADVGFKPNTSIEEGMHKFIQWYTEYYAPTTA from the coding sequence ATGAAAGTATTAGTAACAGGAGTTGCTGGATTTGTTGGATTTCATCTAGCACAACGCCTATTAAGTGAAGGTATTCAAGTTTACGGAATCGATAATTTAAATGAATACTACGATGTCAAACTCAAAAAAGATAGATTAGCTCAAATCAATTACCATCCTAATTTTTCATTTCAGTTTCTCGACCTTATTGACCGCGGAGGGATGTTTGATTTATTTCAAAATGTCGAGTTCGATTATGTAGTAAACTTAGCTGCTCAAGCTGGAGTTCGTTATTCACTCGAAAATCCGTTTGCTTATGTTGATAGTAATTTGTCGGGATTTGTTAATTTATTAGAAGCTTGTCGTCGCAGTCATATTAAACACTTAGTTTTTGCTTCCTCAAGTTCCGTATATGGTGCGAATAAGAAAGTTCCTTTTTCGGTGACTGATAACGTCGATCACCCGATTTCGCTTTACGCCGCCAGTAAGAAAGCTAACGAACTTGTAGCGCACGTTTATAGTCATTTATATAACTTACCAACGACAGGACTGCGATTTTTTACAGTTTATGGTCCTTGGGGTAGACCTGACATGGCTTATTTCAAGTTTGTACAGGCGATCGCTACAGGCAAGCCGATCGATGTTTACAATTTTGGCAAGATGCAACGCGATTTTACCTATATAGATGATGTCATCGAGGGTGTTGTAAGAGTTATGCATAAACCCCCGCAAAATCAAAAAAATCTGAGTACTGATGCACAGAATGAATCTACTGTCCCTTATAAACTTTACAACATTGGTAACAATAGCCCTGTAGAGTTAATGAAGTTTATTGAAATTATTGAAACGGCACTAGGCAAAAAAGCACAAAAGAATTTCTTGCCAATGCAGCCTGGCGATGTTCCTGCAACTTATGCCGATGTTGAAGATTTAATGGCAGATGTGGGATTTAAACCGAATACATCGATAGAGGAAGGTATGCATAAATTTATTCAATGGTATACAGAATATTACGCGCCAACTACGGCTTAA
- a CDS encoding class I SAM-dependent methyltransferase: protein MPNYIQEYAKKNNLTVAQVEQLYKVEKDLAQKLRNSTKAERKYLYSHVYDELFQKIPFHPQLINTDPEANLQWSHSRMRLIREFLPPEATFLEVGSGDCCLALEVAKLVRKVYAVDVSNEITKNISFPPNMELVISDGVNIPVSNSSIDVVYSDQLMEHLHPEDAIEQLQNIYKALTPGGVYICHTPNRLSGPHDISGCYDETATGFHLQEYLITDLYNLFKKVGFSQMSYYKSTENLQIKLPLTPATIKIIELSEHTLLKLPYSLRRKIARSSIIFRGISLVAVKPIT from the coding sequence ATGCCAAATTATATTCAGGAATACGCTAAAAAAAATAATCTTACGGTTGCGCAAGTCGAGCAACTCTACAAAGTTGAAAAAGATTTAGCTCAAAAATTGCGGAACTCAACAAAAGCAGAACGAAAATATCTTTATAGTCACGTGTATGACGAATTATTTCAAAAGATTCCTTTTCATCCGCAATTAATCAACACCGATCCTGAAGCTAACTTGCAGTGGAGTCATAGCCGGATGCGGTTAATCCGAGAATTCTTACCTCCAGAGGCAACGTTTTTGGAAGTAGGATCTGGTGATTGTTGTCTTGCTTTAGAAGTAGCGAAACTTGTTCGTAAGGTTTATGCAGTCGATGTTTCTAATGAAATTACAAAAAACATCAGCTTCCCGCCTAATATGGAACTTGTGATATCTGATGGTGTTAATATTCCAGTGTCTAATAGTAGCATCGACGTTGTTTACAGCGATCAACTGATGGAGCATTTGCACCCAGAGGATGCAATCGAGCAGTTACAGAATATATATAAAGCGCTTACTCCAGGCGGAGTTTACATTTGTCATACTCCTAATCGATTATCAGGACCGCACGATATTTCAGGTTGTTATGATGAAACTGCAACAGGGTTTCATCTTCAAGAATACTTGATTACTGATTTGTATAACTTATTCAAAAAAGTTGGATTTTCGCAAATGAGTTACTACAAAAGTACAGAAAACCTTCAGATAAAACTCCCCCTCACACCTGCTACGATAAAGATTATTGAGTTGAGCGAGCATACACTACTAAAACTTCCATACTCTTTGCGAAGAAAAATAGCTAGGTCTTCAATAATTTTTAGAGGAATATCATTAGTTGCGGTTAAACCAATAACTTGA